The following is a genomic window from Bacillus sp. V2I10.
GACAAAATTGCCTTATTCTGTGATATTGATACAAACGCAGTTATTGAATGCCGTGATGCAGATACTCTTTACTCCATTCCATTGGCACTTCAAGAACAGCATCTTGACCAAATCACTTGCGATCACTTAAAACTTGATTCCCGCGAACCTGAAATGTCTGAGTGGATCGAGCTAGTTCAAAAAGTAACGAACCTTTCTAAATCAGTTCGCATCGCAATCGTCGGTAAATACGTAGAGCTTCAGGATGCCTACATTTCCGTTGTTGAAGCATTGCGTCATGCAGGCTATGCATTTGATGCAGACATCAGCATCAAATGGATCAACGCTGAAGAAGTAACTGTATTGAACACGGAAGAACTGCTTTCAGACGTGGATGGAATCCTTGTTCCAGGCGGATTCGGGGATCGCGGCGTAGAAGGCAAAATCCTTGCAACTCAATATGCTCGTGAGAACAAAGTTCCATTCTTCGGAATCTGTCTTGGCATGCAAGTAGCTTCTATTGAATATGCACGCAATGTTCTTGGACTGCAGGGTGCACATTCATCTGAGCTTGATCTTGCAACACCATACCCGGTTATCGACTTGCTTCCAGAGCAAAAGGATATCGAGGACCTTGGCGGCACACTTCGTCTTGGACTTTACCCGGCTAAACTTGATCCATCATCACGTGCATTTGAGGCATATCAGGATGAAGTTATCTATGAGCGTCACCGTCATCGCTATGAGTTCAACAATGAATACCGTCAAGCAATGGAAGACGCAGGATTCATCTTCTCTGGTACAAGCCCTGACGGCAGACTAGTTGAAATTATCGAATTAAAAGATCATCCTTGGTTTGTGGCTTCCCAGTTCCACCCGGAATTTACATCAAGACCAACAAGACCGCAGCCATTATTCCGTGAATTCGTGAATGCATCATTGATGGCTTCTGAAAAATAATCATGAGAAAAACCCTGACAGCTTGAGCTGTCAGGGTTTTTTGTTATATCGAAATTGTTTCATGTGAAAAGTGGTCTTCACTTAAATCAGAATGTATCGGCTGAAAAAAGCTAAATACTGAAAAAATCAGCTGATAAAGCAAAAAAATGACTGAATGAAAAATCAGCTTGGCCGAAAAAATCCGAAAATGGCCGAATGAATGGAACACCGGCTGTAAAAAATGAAAAATCGGCTGATAAAATCTATTTCGGCTGTATGATAAGATTGGGCCTGGTCAAGATCTGCCTGTTTCAGAAATTCTGTATTTTCAGGCTGAAATTATAAACGTCTGCGCAGCATGGGTATCCAATTAAAGAGTGATCTTTTCTAGTAAAAGACCATCCGCTGGAAAAAATGTATTAACAATACGCTTTGCTGGATTCCATACCCGTATTGAGATTTTGGCTAATAAATGGCAATTTCAGCTCGAAAATAAGAAGAAGTGCACATTATTAAGTATCGGATAAATCAAAATAATTGCTGGCTAAATAAAACTCAAAATCGGCTAATAAAAACAGTAAACTGGCTATAAATTATGACTTTTCCGCTAATAAAATGGCGATTTCCGCTAAAAACTGTTTCTGCCTGTTTGGAAGATGCAGCAGATTTCGTTTTTCTGCGCTGGCCAGCTTCACTTATCTATTCATACTCACTAAGGATTTCTTTCAGTGTAAAACTCAGAGCATAATAGGCAAATAGCGAAGTCATTAAAGCAGGATAGCCATAGCGGCTGCCATCTTCATCGGGAATCAGACCCTTTTTCAGCTTTGAATCAATATGAACATCCACATGCTCATCAAGACTTGCTTCTTCATCCTTCACAAAGCATGATACGCCGACTGTGCCGGCGCCGATTTCACGCAGCTTCAGAGCAAGCTCTATCGCCTTCAGGTCATTCGACCGATGGGTAAACAGAAGCACGCGGTCTGCATCTGTCAGCTTGCTCATTGTGCCGTCCTCAAGAAACAAAGGTTTTGCACCAGGCAGAGGCTCAGCGCTTAACACAGCTTCACCAATAATGCCGCCAAGCTCATCAAATCCATGTATATAAATTGTGCCGCTTCCGACTGCTGCCTGTGCGAGCAGTCTTGCGCCGTCTTCTATTGCAGCCTCTTCCTGCTCATGAATCCGGCTGAAGTGGCCATTCAATTGTGTCATGAAAATTTTCATCATAGAAAAATACACTCCTTTACATCCAATATTATAACGAATAATAATTAGAACTCCTAACATGGCATTTCAGAATTTGTCGATAAAGTTCTTCTTATTTAAGCAGGAATAAGAATGCGGAGAACCGAATAAATACCGTATGTTTCAGCGGACTGTCTTATACTAGAGAGGAACATAGCTGTTTTCGCATAGATTGTTGTTTCGCAGTAAAACTACGTATATAAAATGGTTTTCGTGCTCTTTGCCAGTAATGCATTAGATTCTTGAAAGTGCTGCTTGAGCACCTTAAATATCATTTAAAAGCAACAATGTTTCAGAAAAGAGCTTAAATAAAAACGATCGGCAGTTTTTGCTAAATAATCATAATATGAAGAGGTGCAGGGACATGAATGAAAAAATATTAATTGTGGACGATCAGTACGGAATCCGAATTTTGCTGAATGAGGTTTTTCAAAAAGCGGGATATCAGACATTCCAGGCGGCAAATGGCTTTCAGGCTTTGGAAATTGTTGACAAGCATAAACCGGATTTAGTGCTTTTAGATATGAAAATTCCTGGAATGGATGGAATTGAAATCCTAAAACGCATGAGGGTGGTTGAGCCCGACATCCGCGTTATCATTATGACTGCATACGGCGAGCTCGATATGATTCAGGAAGCGAAAGACCTTGGCGCGCTTACGCATTTCGCAAAACCGTTTGATATAGATGAGATTCGTGATGCAGTGAGAAAGTACCTTCCAATCAGATCGAATTAAATATTTTGCAGAAAATTCAGATTTATGTCGAAAAGTTGCCGTTTTTCTCATAAGTTGGTATGCTAGTTAATGAGAAAAGCCCGTATATCATTTCATCAGATTACATACATTGCAATCGTTCTGGTCATGCTAGATGTTACGTAAGCTTTTCGGTTTAGCAAATTAGCTGCATAGGGAGGATATTTCGACATGCCTTTAGTATCAATGACAGAAATGTTGAATAAAGCAAAAAGCGAAGGTTACGCTGTAGGTCAATTTAACCTGAACAACCTTGAGTTCACTCAAGCAATTCTTCAAGCTGCTGAAGAAGAAAAATCACCTGTAATCCTTGGTGTATCTGAGGGCGCTGCACGTTACATGAGCGGCTTCAAAACAGTTGTTAAAATGGTAGAAGGACTTATGGAAGACTTGAAAGTGACTGTTCCAGTTGCGATTCACCTTGACCATGGTTCAAGCTTTGAAAAATGTAAAGAAGCAATCGATGCTGGATTCACTTCAGTTATGATTGATGCTTCTCACCACCCATTTGAAGAAAACATCGAAACAACTGCTAAAGTTGTGGACTATGCTCATTCAAAAGGCGTTTCTGTTGAAGCTGAGCTTGGAACTGTCGGCGGACAAGAGGACGACGTAATTGCTGAAGGCGTTATTTACGCTGATCCTAAAGAGTGCGACGAAATGGTAAAACGCACAGGCATCGACTGCCTTGCTCCTGCACTAGGATCTGTACACGGCCCTTACAAAGGCGAGCCTAACTTAGGCTTCAAAGAGATGGAAGAAATCGGTAACCTTACAGGTATGCCTTTAGTTCTTCATGGCGGAACTGGTATCCCAACACACG
Proteins encoded in this region:
- a CDS encoding CTP synthase, with amino-acid sequence MTKYIFVTGGVVSSLGKGITAASLGRLLKNRGLKVTIQKFDPYINVDPGTMSPYQHGEVFVTDDGAETDLDLGHYERFIDINLNKYSNVTTGKIYSSVLKKERRGDYLGGTVQVIPHITNEIKDRVFRAGKETNADVVITEIGGTVGDIESLPFLEAIRQMKSDIGRDNVMYIHCTLVPYIKAAGEMKTKPTQHSVKELRSLGIQPNVIVLRTEMPISQDMKDKIALFCDIDTNAVIECRDADTLYSIPLALQEQHLDQITCDHLKLDSREPEMSEWIELVQKVTNLSKSVRIAIVGKYVELQDAYISVVEALRHAGYAFDADISIKWINAEEVTVLNTEELLSDVDGILVPGGFGDRGVEGKILATQYARENKVPFFGICLGMQVASIEYARNVLGLQGAHSSELDLATPYPVIDLLPEQKDIEDLGGTLRLGLYPAKLDPSSRAFEAYQDEVIYERHRHRYEFNNEYRQAMEDAGFIFSGTSPDGRLVEIIELKDHPWFVASQFHPEFTSRPTRPQPLFREFVNASLMASEK
- a CDS encoding DUF2529 domain-containing protein — protein: MMKIFMTQLNGHFSRIHEQEEAAIEDGARLLAQAAVGSGTIYIHGFDELGGIIGEAVLSAEPLPGAKPLFLEDGTMSKLTDADRVLLFTHRSNDLKAIELALKLREIGAGTVGVSCFVKDEEASLDEHVDVHIDSKLKKGLIPDEDGSRYGYPALMTSLFAYYALSFTLKEILSEYE
- a CDS encoding response regulator, translating into MNEKILIVDDQYGIRILLNEVFQKAGYQTFQAANGFQALEIVDKHKPDLVLLDMKIPGMDGIEILKRMRVVEPDIRVIIMTAYGELDMIQEAKDLGALTHFAKPFDIDEIRDAVRKYLPIRSN
- a CDS encoding class II fructose-bisphosphate aldolase — protein: MPLVSMTEMLNKAKSEGYAVGQFNLNNLEFTQAILQAAEEEKSPVILGVSEGAARYMSGFKTVVKMVEGLMEDLKVTVPVAIHLDHGSSFEKCKEAIDAGFTSVMIDASHHPFEENIETTAKVVDYAHSKGVSVEAELGTVGGQEDDVIAEGVIYADPKECDEMVKRTGIDCLAPALGSVHGPYKGEPNLGFKEMEEIGNLTGMPLVLHGGTGIPTHDIKKAISFGTAKINVNTENQIASAKAVRETLAAKPNEYDPRKYLGPARDAIKATVAGKMKEFGSAGRA